Part of the Sorghum bicolor cultivar BTx623 chromosome 1, Sorghum_bicolor_NCBIv3, whole genome shotgun sequence genome, GGGACTGAACTCTGTCAGCAACTCTGTTATGGCTTAAGAGTAATACTATTAGAGCTTCACTTGCTTGTTATTAGTTATGGACTTGTTTTCTATTTTCCTCATAGCTACACCTATGCATACCTACATGTTTCCATTGTTtgcatttttctaaaaaaatatccTCCAAGCTTGCACTACTTGTATCTCCTTTTTATTTGTCAAGATTGCTATTATGTAGGTAAAAGGTGCTCAGCTTTGGGGAACTGATATTTATACAAATGATTCAGATCTTGTGGCTGGTAGATTTCCTTCTTACTATTCTAAGCTTCAAAGTAGTTTGGAAAGTTTTCCTATGTACTATGTTCTAAGTTTCTAAAAGGTACTctactaacgtgtgttttttaGTGCTAATGCATACTGGTTACTACTCCCCTACATCCTCTGCTCCACCATCTACCATCCAAGAGCTCCGTGCAACTGTTCGGGTTCTACCACCACAAGATAGTAAGTTTCCATGCATTTTGTGATAGTTTTGTCGATCTTGGTTGGAACAGATGGTGCTTACTCATAACACGTTATGTCGCAGGTTATACTTCAACATTGAGGAACAATGTGCGTTCACGTGCTTGGGGTGCTAGGGTTAGTTGTAGCTTTTGGATAGAACGTTGTTGCATTGTTAAGGTATGAAGGGTGCGGTCAATATAGAATATTACCATGCCTCCTTTTTTGTTGGACTCACGATGTCGTCACCTTTTGAAACCTTATAATGGTCCTATTTCATGGAGTGTTTCCTTAGTTTCCTTTACATGCTTTTTCAGAAAGGTGGTGGCACCATTGACCTCGAGCCACGCCTTAGCCACACATCAGCTGTGGAGCCTACTCTTGCTCCAGTTGTAGTTGAGCGTCTTCCGCAattttcttttgattttcattTATCTTTCCCTATTCTCTCATAATTTTATTTCTAATTTAATGGATGTTTGTTTTGGTCTAAGGTAGATTTCGTAACCAACAAACTTTTCTCTACTCTAACTAAGAATTTTCCAATATGTGTTTATTACAGAATGCTTTGTGTCAACAAAGATTTGTCCGTGAAGTGACTATACAATATAATCTCTGCAATGAGCCATGGTACCCTTGATCTGCACTCAAAGATGTCATTTATATTTCATCACTACAATTATGTTCAGTTCATCACTTGTATTGCCATTTGTGATTTTGTATAGCGTGTTTTCAATCTTCTTGGTACAATAGACTTAATGTGCCTTTTGAAGTTGTTCTCTTGTATTTAGTTATATGTTTAGTTTTAGGATACTTAATATGATCTAGCATTCTTTTTGTCCAGGTTAAAATACAATATAAGCATTGTTGCGGATAAGGGACTTGAAAAGTCTCTTTATACTTTTGCTAGACTGAAGAAAGGAGAAGTCATATATTTAGAGACAAACTTTGATAGGTACGAGCCTTTGCtagtatttttatttagttCTAAATATTTGTTCATGAATTCTTTAGTTGCTTTCCAAGTTTTACTTTGATAGAATTCACTGTTGTTACAATTTTACACAGGTATGAACTGTGCTTTAGTGGAGAGAAGTCTTGTATTCTTGGATCAAGCTCTAATGCATCTAAAGCAGAAGTGGAGAAACACCAAAGCATCAGTCACCACTCACAAAATGGTGATAGATGCATTGTGGAGCATGAAACACGTGATGTGTTCCGATGGTCTCGTTGTAAGAAGGCCATGCTTGAAAGTACCATGCGCTCCTTCGGCATCCCACTACCAGTAAACCAGCTTGAGGTATTTTAACTTAAATTTGTTGGTGATTACacttaaaactcttcatcaagAGACAATTAGAACTTACATTTGGCATTTGCTACCTCGACAATGATGTAGGTGTTGCAGGATAACCTAGAATGGGAAGACATGCAGTGGTTGCAGAGTGGCGTCTGGGTGGCTAGGAAGGAGTATCCCCTGGCCCGAGTGCACTTCCTCTCGGCAAACTAAAAGTTGTTGTTGCTTCGATTCTTTCAGGCAAGAAAGAAGCTTATGAACGATTCTTCTGGGCAAGAAAGGAGCTTATAAACATtgtgttttcttcttctcctgTTAGTGTATGTATGATGTTGATGCCCCATGACATGTTTAAAAAAGAGAAGCTCACCTGTAGTTGCTTATTTGTGTGGTAGTCTACATGTCTTGACAATAACCATACTTGATAGGGAGGATTGCCTTCTTGCTCCTCGTGCCTATTTCTCAAAGATAGGCCTCAATTAAAATAATTATGTTTTTTTCTTAACTTGAATTGTTATTGAATATAATAAATATCTCAAGATAGTAGTACTTAGAAGTCTCGATCGTGGGTCCtaaaaatttattataagatgTGGGTTCCTTTAAATAATCTTTAGCTATCTGATTGTACGTCCAACGTCCATGTTGCAAGTATATGTTGATTCTTCTTTAATGTCATGCCCGTCTGACCATCAAGTGAAGCATTTATAGGTTCCTCCTAAACTCGAGGTACTAGCAGGTTATAACAAATACTACCTTTCTTGATGTAATTATAGCTTCATCACTAGTTAAACTTTGTAACATAAAATAGGTAtaacataaaaatatatctcaTCATAAATTCAACAGTACTTATTTGGTAccatacataaaaatatatcttaCCATAAATTCAATAGTACTTATTTGGTATCAaaagtattaatattttattatgaACTGATTATAGATCAGCTTGTTAGGTTCCTTGTGGTTGAACCTGTCCACCCAGGTTTAACTCCTTGACTTAACACGATACTCATATTTTCTTGGATTTATTCGGATTTACGGCGTTATGCTTTTAGTGGGAGGTGACATCCCTGTCAACAGCGAGGCATCTATGGTGGTGCTATGCTTTCGGTGGTAGGCGACGTCCCCGTCGATAGCGAGGTGCCTGTGGTGACTTTATGAATTTCATAATCGACCGGCTCAGTCCTTCAGAGATGTTCATAGGGGTAAGGCTTGCATACACGTGTTCATAGGAGTAAGCATACGTGTGTTCTGAGTGTCTGTGTTATACTgtgtaattctaaaaaaaattaaaaaaattagcCAAACATAAGATAATAATTTAGCTTTCAGAAATGTATTGTTTTCGAGATGGATGTAAGGAagcaaaatataaaaaaaacccCATAAACTAGATGAGTGTATGTGCGTTGTGAGTGTCTATGTTATACTGtgtagttctcaaaaaattaacattttattaaaaaatagcCAAACAAAAGATGATTTAGCTTCCAGAATTGTATTTTTTATAAGGATCTAAGGAagcaaaatataaaaaaaatcataaacaaaAGCTGAAGCAGACAGATGTAGAGTATTGGTGTTCATGGAGCGCGTTATCTTATTTCATTCATTTGACTTTGATGAATAAGACGATACCCATATGCAGTGATGAAGATAGATCCAATTAGACGGTGGAGCGTCTACTTATAGATGTGTAAACTTTAGTCATAAACATAATAATAAAAATCAATTTGCTTCatgatattttatttttttaggtgTATCTGCACCCACAACCATGTATATAGCTTCGTCACTCTTAGACTATCTCGAACAATCATCACCtaaatacaagacccatttgtcccttaggtagcgctacaggtaaaaagtttcatacctatttttagtcttctccaacaacaagacctaaaagacaacactctctgcaaatgagtCTTgaagagagaggatacccaaatttgggttatgcctctcctaatacccaaaataggtcttccgtatgggtactctgttgaaggctataggtattgtgttggagacccattttagaTTTGGGTTTCAAATAAGTCTCGTGTTGGAGACAGCCTTATGTGGTCATATCCTGATCCTTATGCTAAAATGTTATGGAGAGAAACAATATTCAGTTACTAAAAAAATACTGCTAAAGTAGTGTAGCAAAATAGAGCAACGTCTAGTTGAAAAAACCTGCTCATGTTGCTAATTTGTTGTGAAACAAAAAATACTGTTCCATAGCAATCACCAGTATTATTTGGACTCTAAAATTTCTGTCACACTTATATTCTCGTGACTCTTTCCTTTCTGCATCCCGAGCTCATCAGCCAATAAAAATGTTGAAACGCCAATAAGTGGTAAGCCAAGCGAAGAATTACGTACAAAGTTATGGCACGACCGATTACACAACACAATTGTATCCTTGCACCTTTACTCGCACCTACAATGAAGATGATTATATTAGTTCAGCTCAGCGACGGGATAAACTTTAACGTACGGTTCAAAAAGAGCTTATATATGGTCCTAAGAAATGTCTCTTTTTTGtctcttttcttttgaacttACTTGTAGGGGCTCAAAACAAAATTTTCTTTCTTCTATAACCAGGGGCGAATCTAGCCTATACTATTGGGGTCACCTGACCCCGATGACTTTGAAAAAATTAATGGAGAATTATTGTTCATCATAGTTAAACAATGGTGCCGACCCCACTGTATAAATGTGATGACCCCGATGAACTTCATAGCTGGATTCGCCACTGTCTATGACCTTTTACCTGTTTTTAACACTTGACGGTGTTAAATCAGGTGTAAAATAACCATTTAATTTCTTGTTCTCATAAGTTATAATTGTTCCTATTCTTGTGCTTGCTGTTGTATCGTATATAGGAATAGTAGAACTCTAGATGTGTAACTAGTTCATTCTTACATAGTTGGATTACTGTGTATAAATGAGCGAATCCAATTTTTCTTGCTGAACCTTCGTGGGCAATTACAAGTTGCTACTTGCTAGCACGCTTCTGCTGATGCCAACTAGCTCAAACGCCTAGTTCGATCAACACAGTCTAATGATTAATAGGATGTGTCCGTGCAGGGCAGCGATTAACATCTTGAACCAGCCCATCAACCCAGGCGGCCAAGGAGAGCGGGCATCACCGGCATCGGTGCGCTTCGACGGCGTGCCCCCACTACATCTGTCCCAGTCTTGGTCCCGGTCCAGGCCATGGCCCTAGCGCCCATCCAATTCAAGCCGATCACACTCGACTTCCTATACGGTCGCTCGTGGACACAAACTGCAGCATGACCACCGTCGTCCCATACGTCGATGCCTgctcaccgccgccgccgtagaTGGTCGCTCTCCGCGTGGTGGTGACCTCCACCGTGGAGCTAGAAGCGCGCTAGACCGAGTTCATCACGCGCAAGATGCGCTGCCTCACCGGGTTCGTCAACCTCAAGGTGGAGAACTCGAACAGGGAAACACGATGGGGCTGGTGATGGAGCAAGCATCCTGGGCCGGGCCGTGCGTGGAGAGGGAATAGAGGGGGCAGGGGCATTAGCGGTCATTTTACCTAGTCCTTTCGCCTCTTGCTAGTGTGGCCAACTAACTTGGTGCGTCACGACTGCAAATATGGTAATTTTATATTACTTTGGTGCTTGTGATGCTAAAAGCGTAGTGCCAAATATAAGAATGTGATCTCAAGAGGTGTCCTCCGTAATGATGGTAAAAAATTAAATATCTCTTTTCTAGCGCAATTACAAACCCTTTGCCTTCGGCCGCCGGCTGCTCCAAATTCCTATCGTGGCTCGCTAGTTCGGCAGTTCGTGACTTTTCTTCTCGGTCTCAGATGCAGACGCGGTGCAAGCATCAAGTCAACAATAGAGATAATAGAGataaaacggatcggatacggacggatatctcgatatcatatttgttttcatatttttggtcggattcggattcgaatacggataatatcaatcatgtcggataagatatgattagatgtcgacatcataaatatacgatttaagtattcagtATCGGatattgaatattcggactcgaatACGAACAAATCTGAACCCCTCTAAACAAATTCGGTCtcaaatacggtcggaaaatatacgtaccgttttcatccctgttCAGCAACAGCAAGTCGGCAATAAACGACGTTGAgacgaaggccttgtttaattgcaattttttttttcaaaatgaacacggtagcactttcgtttgtatttgataaatattattcaatcatagactaactaggtttaaaagattcgtctcgcaaattacaaacaaactatacaattagttattttttaatctatatttaatgttctatgtatatGTCGAAAGATTCGGCACTCACAGTTCACATTCGCAGGACACAGGTCGCATCTCAGCAGATATGCAGTAACTCGTCTAATTCTgatattttttttagttttctcATTGTTATTATTCAATCTTTTGGGTTTCAAATTAATTTGCTTTGGTTGATTTTGAAACGCAGGGAATTATAAATTATTAATATGGAAAAGATGACTTTGACTCAGATGAGTTCGAACAAGCTGTCGCTACAGTTGAAGAGGAGATAGAAAATAAAATGGCAGCATTACAAGTTGAGGAGGAGATTGAAACTGATGGAGAAGGTATTATAACTCAGTTTAATCCGGATCACGTTATAACTGATCCGGGGCTTCATACGATATTAGATCCGAAGTTAGTTGACTTTATTTGCTTGtattttctataattatttgTATCCTTAATGCTTGTACTTTGTGTTTGACTACCATGTCTAGTGAACTATTTTAAGAGATACTCCATCCGTACCCGTAGAAGGTGACGTTCTGCACTCTCGGCTCATTTTTGTTAAACTTGACGTTCTCAGCTCCCAAGGCCTCGCAGAGACGGTATTACACCTGCCCTCGCTCTCCGCATGCACAGTCTCTTCCTCTCTCTCCGCATGCACCGCGTCTCTTCCTCTCCCCGCATGTGCGTCAGGCCGCATCTCTTCCTCTTCCCGCATGCAGCGTCCGGCCAATCCGCCGCGCCCATTACCTAATCAATGCGTCTGTGGAAAAGTAAGCAAAAAAAAGGCGCCTAGGAGGGGCTTTGAACTGCCAACCTCAAGGCCAAGACCCCAACATACCAACCGACTGGACTATGAAATCTTCTTGGAAAGACTACACCTACACACATATTTAATAGGGGCAAAGGAGGAAAAATACCCTCTAATTAGTCACTCCTTGGTTACCACAATCATGTCATAAACGTCAAGAATTTCGGGTATAGAGGGAGTATTAGCTTAGTATATATTGTTATCGACTTTGCCcatcttaaatttttttcatcctCTGCCACTGCCTGGTCCTCGATCGAGGTCCATCTATGTGGGCTTGCTCGAGGCGGCCAGGTCTGAGTCGACGTCCATCGGCCGCGCGGTGGTTTAGCGGGAACAGTGGTCGCCAAGCAGTTAGGGAGAGGTGTAGCCGCTAAACCCTAGGCTTCACCATGGGATGCGTGAACGATCGAGTCATCTGCGAAGACGACGAACACGAGGAAATTAAATGAACAAGAGGATGGCAGAGCTAGGATGTGTTGGGCTCTTGGATGTGGCTCCCCAACTTacagaggccttgtttagtttacaaaattttttgggttcggctattgtaacactttcgtttgtatttaataactaTTGTTCAACCATAGACTAGCTgtgattaaaagatttgtctcataaattacaaataaaatgtgtaattagttattttttatttatatttaatgttccatgtatacATCTAACGATTTGATGTAAtatagaatcttgaaaaaaaattgaagacAGTGAGCTACGTGTGGGTTAGGCCCATGCCTCTACGAGATTGTCTGTGTGGGCTGATCCAGCCCATGCTGCGACACTGATATATTAGGCTGTTTCGAGTTTCATTTCACGGTTTTTAAACTCGACCTTTGTTCTCATAGCATAGGCAATGACCCTTATCTTTTTGAGAGAAAATACACCAGGGGAGGCTCCCACTGTTTGCTTTATTAATAATGATTTAAAAAAGGACAACACTGTCCAAAAATGGCCCTTATCTTGTcggcatttttgttttttttttccaaaattcTTCCTTCAaatgttagtccatggttgaacaATGTTCAAACCCCTATGCTTAAGAAAATGATACAAGgccctatttttttttttgacgaaaCGATACAAGGCCATACTTCCTTCTCATGTTCAAACCCCCTGCACACCACTAGATGCCCGGTGCAACAGGCCCTCTCTAATAATGTACCCCTGCGTCCCCTTGGACCTAATTCATGTATGTTGTACTTGATTGATGTTTAATGCTTAATGAAGTTCCTTAACAAAAAAAATAGATGTTGAAATGATCAATGAAACAAGATCTTCTATGCATAGTTTCATTTAGTTCCATAATTTAATTACAATGCACGAGTTTGAGATAGTTAGATGAAATAAAACTCTATCCCTTTATGCTAGTTTCAGCGTGTTTTATAGTGCTGGAACATTATGAAATCCATCTCATCTCTCTACCTTAACTTCTTGCAAAACCACCACTAAGAATAGCCTAAATGTTAATGAGACAATTTCTTTTGTGTCACTGAAAAAGATGGTTGACCGTATAAAAATCACTGTGACTCCTATACCAGCTTTTAAACTTTTTAATGATTTCCTGTATAAGAGTCGCAGTACGTGCACGATGACACTATCGCTTTTATGAGTTAAGGTCAGTCTAAATAtatgttttatgagagtgtcatgtaTATTAAATAGAGTGTtatataagcaaaattgctgacttgtcagggtcattaaatgaaggagtttcatcagatgagagaggagtttcatccccatgaaacttatGTGGCTCGATTacttagtttatagtcttggtaactgcgctatgaaactatgcattgagactgacctaataGCTTAACGCCGGTCTTTATTTAGTTGGCCTTATCTTTATCTataaaagaaatttagcatcttATGCCGTGTAATAGCTTTTGTAATTAATAAAGTCATTATAGATGTATCGATGTTCATGAGCAATATAAAGGCATCATGGTGAGTCAAGGGCCTAAAACTGGTTGTACAAAAATTCATGATCACTTTTTTCTCTGGAGAACGTGTCCTAgctatttcattaagaggattATAAACCGTTTACAGCAGCGACACCAATGCGAATGCAAGGGGCATAAGCCATGGACCCATGGTGACCGGGCAAGCAATGCTTAGACAAGCTCAATTAGACACCGAATTACATGATGCTGACTACATTGCTAACAATCACTACTACATAAATCTTAATAGAGGCAGGCAAAAACGGTTAATGGAGACGGACATTGCAACCACCTCCAATTAATAGCATCGGTTAATCATCAATTAACGGGCTTTGCCCACCTCCGTAAATCaaatagaaaaaaagaaaaaaaaattgtgaaTAGGCCCGCAGGGCCCATCCATCGGCCTGTTGGGCCCCATCCACGGGTGTCGTCGCTGCAGCTGCTTGCAGGAACCGCCTGGATCCGGCCTCCCAACGTCGTGATCTAGGCTCCCGCTATCGCATCAAGCTACCTACAGTCGGATCTGGGGAATTGTTGGGCCAGAAAAGGAGGCCCTATCCACCGAGCGCCCTCGCTCGCTTGCTTGGGAGAGACCCACACACGCGGCCACCGTCACGAGGGCC contains:
- the LOC8081063 gene encoding uncharacterized protein LOC8081063, which produces MADSVHPMAAVADLSDPATAVLDLPNPAAATLCKSEVSAIVYKAGECMQELLKSWTEFSATQDATNTKSLQNVPTLEIRIPVEFVTSNNRQVKGAQLWGTDIYTNDSDLVAVLMHTGYYSPTSSAPPSTIQELRATVRVLPPQDSYTSTLRNNVRSRAWGARVSCSFWIERCCIVKKGGGTIDLEPRLSHTSAVEPTLAPVVNALCQQRFVREVTIQYNLCNEPWLKYNISIVADKGLEKSLYTFARLKKGEVIYLETNFDRYELCFSGEKSCILGSSSNASKAEVEKHQSISHHSQNGDRCIVEHETRDVFRWSRCKKAMLESTMRSFGIPLPVNQLEVLQDNLEWEDMQWLQSGVWVARKEYPLARVHFLSAN